From a single Tursiops truncatus isolate mTurTru1 chromosome 20, mTurTru1.mat.Y, whole genome shotgun sequence genomic region:
- the MYOCD gene encoding myocardin isoform X1 translates to MTLLGSEHSLLIRSKFRSVLQLRLQQRRTQEQLANQGIIPPLKSPPEFHEQRKRLDSGKAEDTLKHKVRNRSDRADVVKMHILQGSTAERSVPTAQMKLKRARLADDLNEKIALRPGPLELVEKNILPVDSAVKEAIKGNQVSFSKSADAFAFEEDSSDGLSPDQTRGEDLQGSAGSPPDMKATETPSAGPRGKTQDLISGSENERNDSAPQPGNQSDPGKQGLGPLGNPVPVHAAVKSKSLSDSKSRHKKPKDPKPKVKKLKYHQYIPPDQKAEKSPPPMDSAYARLLQQQQLFLQLQILSQQQQHCFSYPGLHQAQLKEPNEQVVRNPNPPLAPLSNTPLSPAKNSFSGQTGVSSLKPGPLPSNLDDLKVSELRQQLRIRGLPVSGTKTALMDRLRPFQDCSGNPVPNFGDITTVTFPVTPSNALPNYQSSPSTGALSNGFYHFGSTSSSPPISPASSDLSVAGSLPDTFNDASPSFGLHPSPVHACPEESLMGSLNGGSIPPELDGLDSEKDKMLVEKQKVINELTWKLQQEQRQVEELRLQLQKHKRSHCPEKKLLPFPAAPIKQEDATSSCPFASPQIAVKRQSACSEGQPPAREDAQLLPLGNAHCAEPSGQTSVLSSTFLSPQCSPQHSPLGAVKSPQHISLPPSPNNHYFLPASSGAQGEEHRVSSPVGSQVRTAQNSGAREGHPSSFSPQPSSLHPSFSGAQTDSSHGAGGNSCPKSPGVQQKMAGLHSSDKSGPKFSLPSPTFSKSTSAVSEISQPPSYEDAVKQQMTQSQQMDELLDVLIESGEMPADAREDHSCLQKVPKIPGSSRSPTAALPAKPPASFEPASAGGQLSFDHYGADSNEHLEVLLNSQSPLGKVGDVALLKIGSEEPPFDGMMDGFSGKAAEDLFNAHEILPGPLSPMQTQYSPSSVDSSGLPLSFTESPWESMEWLDITPPSSTPSFSSLSTGGPSIFNIDFLDVTDLNLNSPMDLHLQQW, encoded by the exons CCCTGAAAAGCCCACCTGAATTCCATGAGCAAAGAAAACGTTTGGATAGTGGCAAG GCTGAAGACACCCTGAAGCACAAGGTCAGAAACAGGTCCGACCGTGCAGACGTGGTGAAAATGCACATACTCCAAG GCTCCACTGCAGAGAGATCCGTTCCAACTGCTCAGATGAAGCTGAAAAGAGCCCGACTTGCAGATGACCTCAATGAAAAAATCGCTCTCCGGCCGGGGCCCCTGGAGCTGGTAGAGAAGAACATACTCCCTGTGGATTCTGCTGTGAAAGAGGCCATAAAGG GTAACCAGGTGAGTTTCTCCAAATCAGCGGATGCATTTGCCTTTGAGGAGGACAGCAGCGATGGGCTTTCTCCGGATCAGACTCGAGGTGAAGACCTCCAGGGCTCAGCAGGATCCCCCCCAGACATGAAAGCTACAGAGACCCCTTCGGCGGGTCCTCGGGGGAAAACCCAG GATCTTATTTCTGGCTcagaaaatgaaaggaatgacTCGGCCCCCCAGCCCGGCAACCAGTCAGACCCGGGGAAGCAGGGGCTCGGCCCCCTGGGCAACCCCGTCCCTGTACACGCTGCTGTCAAG TCCAAGTCCTTGAGCGACAGTAAGAGCCGCCACAAAAAGCCCAAGGACCCCAAGCCAAAGGTGAAGAAGCTCAAATATCACCAGTACATCCCCCCGGACCAGAAGGCCGAGAAGTCCCCTCCGCCCATGGATTCCGCCTACGCCCGGCTgctccagcagcagcagctgttCTTGCAGCTGCAGATCCTCAGTCAGCAGCAACAGCACTGCTTCAGCTACCCCGGGCTCCACCAAGCTCAGCTCAA gGAACCAAATGAGCAGGTGGTCAGAAATCCAAACCCTCCTTTAGCACCGCTGAGCAATACCCCTTTGTCTCCTGCCAAAAACAGTTTTTCTGGACAAACTGGTGTCTCTTCTCTCAAGCCAGGCCCGCTCCCATCCAACCTAGATGATCTGAAG GTCTCTGAGTTAAGACAGCAGCTTCGAATACGAGGTTTGCCGGTGTCCGGCACCAAGACGGCCCTCATGGACCGGCTTCGGCCCTTCCAGGACTGTTCTGGGAACCCTGTGCCCAACTTCGGTGACATAACGACTGTCACTTTTCCTGTGACACCCAGCAACGCGCTGCCCAATTACCAGTCCTCCCCATCCACCGGCGCCTTGTCCAACGGCTTCTACCACTTCGGCAGCACGAGCTCCAGCCCCCCAATCTCGCCCGCCTCTTCGGACCTGTCGGTGGCGGGGTCCCTGCCGGACACCTTCAACGATGCCTCCCCGTCCTTTGGCCTGCATCCGTCCCCAGTCCACGCGTGCCCCGAGGAAAGCCTCATGGGCAGTCTCAATGGGGGTTCCATCCCTCCTGAGCTGGACGGACTGGACTCCGAGAAGGACAAGATGCTGGTGGAGAAGCAGAAGGTGATCAACGAGCTCACCTGGAAACTCCAGCAAGAacagaggcaggtggaggagctGAGGCTGCAGCTGCAGAAGCACAAGAGGAGCCACTGTCCCGAGAAGAAGCTGCTGCCTTTCCCGGCCGCCCCCATCAAGCAGGAAGACGCCACCTCCAGCTGTCCGTTCGCGTCCCCGCAAATAGCTGTGAAAAGACAGAGCGCCTGCTCCGAGGGCCAGCCGCCGGCTCGTGAAGATGCTCAGCTCCTGCCCCTCGGGAACGCTCACTGTGCGGAGCCCTCGGGTCAAACCAGCGTACTTTCTTCCACATTCCTCAGCCCGCAGTGCTCCCCGCAGCATTCGCCCCTCGGGGCTGTGAAAAGCCCGCAGCACATCAGTTTGCCCCCCTCGCCAAACAACCATTACTTCCTACCCGCATCTTCGGGCGCCCAAGGAGAAGAGCACAGGGTCTCCTCACCTGTCGGCAGCCAGGTGCGTACTGCACAG AACTCAGGGGCACGTGAGGGCCATCCTTCAAGCTTCTCTCCCCAGCCTTCCAGCCTTCACCCCTCTTTCTCTGGAGCCCAGACAGACAGCAGTCATGGTGCCGGGGGCAACTCTTGTCCCAAAAgcccaggtgtacagcaaaag ATGGCTGGTTTACACTCTTCTGATAAGTCAGGGCCAAAGTTTTCACTTCCGTCCCCAACTTTTTCTAAGTCAACTTCAGCAGTTTCAGAGATAAGCCAGCCTCCATCCTATGAAGATGCAGTAAAGCAG CAAATGACCCAGAGTCAGCAGATGGACGAACTCCTGGATGTCCTCATTGAAAGTGGAG AAATGCCAGCTGACGCCAGAGAGGATCATTCATGTCTTCAAAAAGTCCCAAAGATACCTGGGTCTTCTCGAAGCCCCACTGCTGCCCTCCCCGCCAAGCCCCCGGCTTCCTTTGAACCAGCCTCTGCAGGAGGCCAGCTCTCCTTCGATCACTACGGCGCCGACAGCAACGAGCACCTTGAAGTCTTATTAAATTCCCAGAGCCCCTTGGGGAAGGTGGGCGACGTCGCCCTTCTGAAAATCGGGAGCGAGGAACCCCCTTTCGATGGGATGATGGATGGATTCTCCGGGAAGGCTGCAGAAGACCTCTTCAACGCGCATGAGATCCTGCCGGGCCCCCTCTCCCCCATGCAGACTCAGTATTCACCCTCTTCCGTGGACAGCAGTGGGCTGCCCTTAAGCTTCACGGAATCTCCTTGGGAAAGTATGGAGTGGCTGGACATCACGCCACCCAGCTCCACCCCGAGCTTCAGCTCCCTCTCCACCGGCGGCCCCAGCATCTTCAACATCGATTTCCTGGATGTCACGGATCTCAATTTGAATTCCCCCATGGACCTCCACTTACAGCAGTGGTAG
- the MYOCD gene encoding myocardin isoform X2: MHILQGSTAERSVPTAQMKLKRARLADDLNEKIALRPGPLELVEKNILPVDSAVKEAIKGNQVSFSKSADAFAFEEDSSDGLSPDQTRGEDLQGSAGSPPDMKATETPSAGPRGKTQDLISGSENERNDSAPQPGNQSDPGKQGLGPLGNPVPVHAAVKSKSLSDSKSRHKKPKDPKPKVKKLKYHQYIPPDQKAEKSPPPMDSAYARLLQQQQLFLQLQILSQQQQHCFSYPGLHQAQLKEPNEQVVRNPNPPLAPLSNTPLSPAKNSFSGQTGVSSLKPGPLPSNLDDLKVSELRQQLRIRGLPVSGTKTALMDRLRPFQDCSGNPVPNFGDITTVTFPVTPSNALPNYQSSPSTGALSNGFYHFGSTSSSPPISPASSDLSVAGSLPDTFNDASPSFGLHPSPVHACPEESLMGSLNGGSIPPELDGLDSEKDKMLVEKQKVINELTWKLQQEQRQVEELRLQLQKHKRSHCPEKKLLPFPAAPIKQEDATSSCPFASPQIAVKRQSACSEGQPPAREDAQLLPLGNAHCAEPSGQTSVLSSTFLSPQCSPQHSPLGAVKSPQHISLPPSPNNHYFLPASSGAQGEEHRVSSPVGSQVRTAQNSGAREGHPSSFSPQPSSLHPSFSGAQTDSSHGAGGNSCPKSPGVQQKMAGLHSSDKSGPKFSLPSPTFSKSTSAVSEISQPPSYEDAVKQQMTQSQQMDELLDVLIESGEMPADAREDHSCLQKVPKIPGSSRSPTAALPAKPPASFEPASAGGQLSFDHYGADSNEHLEVLLNSQSPLGKVGDVALLKIGSEEPPFDGMMDGFSGKAAEDLFNAHEILPGPLSPMQTQYSPSSVDSSGLPLSFTESPWESMEWLDITPPSSTPSFSSLSTGGPSIFNIDFLDVTDLNLNSPMDLHLQQW, translated from the exons ATGCACATACTCCAAG GCTCCACTGCAGAGAGATCCGTTCCAACTGCTCAGATGAAGCTGAAAAGAGCCCGACTTGCAGATGACCTCAATGAAAAAATCGCTCTCCGGCCGGGGCCCCTGGAGCTGGTAGAGAAGAACATACTCCCTGTGGATTCTGCTGTGAAAGAGGCCATAAAGG GTAACCAGGTGAGTTTCTCCAAATCAGCGGATGCATTTGCCTTTGAGGAGGACAGCAGCGATGGGCTTTCTCCGGATCAGACTCGAGGTGAAGACCTCCAGGGCTCAGCAGGATCCCCCCCAGACATGAAAGCTACAGAGACCCCTTCGGCGGGTCCTCGGGGGAAAACCCAG GATCTTATTTCTGGCTcagaaaatgaaaggaatgacTCGGCCCCCCAGCCCGGCAACCAGTCAGACCCGGGGAAGCAGGGGCTCGGCCCCCTGGGCAACCCCGTCCCTGTACACGCTGCTGTCAAG TCCAAGTCCTTGAGCGACAGTAAGAGCCGCCACAAAAAGCCCAAGGACCCCAAGCCAAAGGTGAAGAAGCTCAAATATCACCAGTACATCCCCCCGGACCAGAAGGCCGAGAAGTCCCCTCCGCCCATGGATTCCGCCTACGCCCGGCTgctccagcagcagcagctgttCTTGCAGCTGCAGATCCTCAGTCAGCAGCAACAGCACTGCTTCAGCTACCCCGGGCTCCACCAAGCTCAGCTCAA gGAACCAAATGAGCAGGTGGTCAGAAATCCAAACCCTCCTTTAGCACCGCTGAGCAATACCCCTTTGTCTCCTGCCAAAAACAGTTTTTCTGGACAAACTGGTGTCTCTTCTCTCAAGCCAGGCCCGCTCCCATCCAACCTAGATGATCTGAAG GTCTCTGAGTTAAGACAGCAGCTTCGAATACGAGGTTTGCCGGTGTCCGGCACCAAGACGGCCCTCATGGACCGGCTTCGGCCCTTCCAGGACTGTTCTGGGAACCCTGTGCCCAACTTCGGTGACATAACGACTGTCACTTTTCCTGTGACACCCAGCAACGCGCTGCCCAATTACCAGTCCTCCCCATCCACCGGCGCCTTGTCCAACGGCTTCTACCACTTCGGCAGCACGAGCTCCAGCCCCCCAATCTCGCCCGCCTCTTCGGACCTGTCGGTGGCGGGGTCCCTGCCGGACACCTTCAACGATGCCTCCCCGTCCTTTGGCCTGCATCCGTCCCCAGTCCACGCGTGCCCCGAGGAAAGCCTCATGGGCAGTCTCAATGGGGGTTCCATCCCTCCTGAGCTGGACGGACTGGACTCCGAGAAGGACAAGATGCTGGTGGAGAAGCAGAAGGTGATCAACGAGCTCACCTGGAAACTCCAGCAAGAacagaggcaggtggaggagctGAGGCTGCAGCTGCAGAAGCACAAGAGGAGCCACTGTCCCGAGAAGAAGCTGCTGCCTTTCCCGGCCGCCCCCATCAAGCAGGAAGACGCCACCTCCAGCTGTCCGTTCGCGTCCCCGCAAATAGCTGTGAAAAGACAGAGCGCCTGCTCCGAGGGCCAGCCGCCGGCTCGTGAAGATGCTCAGCTCCTGCCCCTCGGGAACGCTCACTGTGCGGAGCCCTCGGGTCAAACCAGCGTACTTTCTTCCACATTCCTCAGCCCGCAGTGCTCCCCGCAGCATTCGCCCCTCGGGGCTGTGAAAAGCCCGCAGCACATCAGTTTGCCCCCCTCGCCAAACAACCATTACTTCCTACCCGCATCTTCGGGCGCCCAAGGAGAAGAGCACAGGGTCTCCTCACCTGTCGGCAGCCAGGTGCGTACTGCACAG AACTCAGGGGCACGTGAGGGCCATCCTTCAAGCTTCTCTCCCCAGCCTTCCAGCCTTCACCCCTCTTTCTCTGGAGCCCAGACAGACAGCAGTCATGGTGCCGGGGGCAACTCTTGTCCCAAAAgcccaggtgtacagcaaaag ATGGCTGGTTTACACTCTTCTGATAAGTCAGGGCCAAAGTTTTCACTTCCGTCCCCAACTTTTTCTAAGTCAACTTCAGCAGTTTCAGAGATAAGCCAGCCTCCATCCTATGAAGATGCAGTAAAGCAG CAAATGACCCAGAGTCAGCAGATGGACGAACTCCTGGATGTCCTCATTGAAAGTGGAG AAATGCCAGCTGACGCCAGAGAGGATCATTCATGTCTTCAAAAAGTCCCAAAGATACCTGGGTCTTCTCGAAGCCCCACTGCTGCCCTCCCCGCCAAGCCCCCGGCTTCCTTTGAACCAGCCTCTGCAGGAGGCCAGCTCTCCTTCGATCACTACGGCGCCGACAGCAACGAGCACCTTGAAGTCTTATTAAATTCCCAGAGCCCCTTGGGGAAGGTGGGCGACGTCGCCCTTCTGAAAATCGGGAGCGAGGAACCCCCTTTCGATGGGATGATGGATGGATTCTCCGGGAAGGCTGCAGAAGACCTCTTCAACGCGCATGAGATCCTGCCGGGCCCCCTCTCCCCCATGCAGACTCAGTATTCACCCTCTTCCGTGGACAGCAGTGGGCTGCCCTTAAGCTTCACGGAATCTCCTTGGGAAAGTATGGAGTGGCTGGACATCACGCCACCCAGCTCCACCCCGAGCTTCAGCTCCCTCTCCACCGGCGGCCCCAGCATCTTCAACATCGATTTCCTGGATGTCACGGATCTCAATTTGAATTCCCCCATGGACCTCCACTTACAGCAGTGGTAG